A genomic segment from Leopardus geoffroyi isolate Oge1 chromosome A2, O.geoffroyi_Oge1_pat1.0, whole genome shotgun sequence encodes:
- the PCP2 gene encoding Purkinje cell protein 2 homolog isoform X1, producing the protein MSVALGHPVCDFVRAAPGDQAGLEASREGDPGEGSGDHDGPGRESGRELGPLCQEQHVGGTMAGSPDQEGFFNLLTHVQGDRMEEQRCSLQAGPDPASESQSGPAPEMDSLMDMLASTQGRRMDDQRVTVSTLPGFQPIGPKDGMQKRAGTLSPQPLLTPQDPTALSFRRNSSPQPQTQAP; encoded by the exons ATGTCTGTTGCTCTCGGCCACCCAGTTTGTGACTTTGTCAGGGCGGCTCCAGGAGACCA GGCCGGGTTAGAggccagcagagagggagacccaggggaggggagcggggacCATGATGGACCAGGAAGAGAAAGTGGACGGGAGCTCGGGCCCTTGTGTCAAG AGCAGCACGTCGGCGGGACCATG GCTGGCTCTCCAGACCAGGAGGGCTTCTTCAACCTGCTGACCCACGTGCAGGGCGACCGGATGGAGGAGCAGCGGTGCTCACTGCAGGCGGGGCCGGACCCGGCCTCCGAGAGCC AGAGTGGCCCTGCACCCGAGATGGACAGTCTCATGGACATGCTGGCCAGTACCCAGGGCCGCCGTATGGATGACCAGCGTGTGACAGTCAGCACCCTGCCTGGCTTCCAGCCCATAGGCCCCAAG GACGGAATGCAGAAACGAGCCGGGACGCTCAGCCCCcaacccctcctcacccctcaaGATCCGACTGCTCTCAGCTTCCGTCGGAacagcagcccccagccccagacccAAGCCCCCTGA
- the PCP2 gene encoding Purkinje cell protein 2 homolog isoform X3 produces MMDQEEKVDGSSGPCVKGDRMEEQRCSLQAGPDPASESQSGPAPEMDSLMDMLASTQGRRMDDQRVTVSTLPGFQPIGPKDGMQKRAGTLSPQPLLTPQDPTALSFRRNSSPQPQTQAP; encoded by the exons ATGATGGACCAGGAAGAGAAAGTGGACGGGAGCTCGGGCCCTTGTGTCAAG GGCGACCGGATGGAGGAGCAGCGGTGCTCACTGCAGGCGGGGCCGGACCCGGCCTCCGAGAGCC AGAGTGGCCCTGCACCCGAGATGGACAGTCTCATGGACATGCTGGCCAGTACCCAGGGCCGCCGTATGGATGACCAGCGTGTGACAGTCAGCACCCTGCCTGGCTTCCAGCCCATAGGCCCCAAG GACGGAATGCAGAAACGAGCCGGGACGCTCAGCCCCcaacccctcctcacccctcaaGATCCGACTGCTCTCAGCTTCCGTCGGAacagcagcccccagccccagacccAAGCCCCCTGA
- the PCP2 gene encoding Purkinje cell protein 2 homolog isoform X2 → MMDQEEKVDGSSGPCVKAGSPDQEGFFNLLTHVQGDRMEEQRCSLQAGPDPASESQSGPAPEMDSLMDMLASTQGRRMDDQRVTVSTLPGFQPIGPKDGMQKRAGTLSPQPLLTPQDPTALSFRRNSSPQPQTQAP, encoded by the exons ATGATGGACCAGGAAGAGAAAGTGGACGGGAGCTCGGGCCCTTGTGTCAAG GCTGGCTCTCCAGACCAGGAGGGCTTCTTCAACCTGCTGACCCACGTGCAGGGCGACCGGATGGAGGAGCAGCGGTGCTCACTGCAGGCGGGGCCGGACCCGGCCTCCGAGAGCC AGAGTGGCCCTGCACCCGAGATGGACAGTCTCATGGACATGCTGGCCAGTACCCAGGGCCGCCGTATGGATGACCAGCGTGTGACAGTCAGCACCCTGCCTGGCTTCCAGCCCATAGGCCCCAAG GACGGAATGCAGAAACGAGCCGGGACGCTCAGCCCCcaacccctcctcacccctcaaGATCCGACTGCTCTCAGCTTCCGTCGGAacagcagcccccagccccagacccAAGCCCCCTGA
- the LOC123607337 gene encoding protein PET100 homolog, mitochondrial, whose translation MGVKLEVFRMTLYLTFPVAMFWIANQAEWFEDYVIQRKRELWPPEKEDQRRELEEFKERIRKQREERLLRAAQQSS comes from the exons ATGGGGGTGAAGCTGGAGGTGTTTCGG ATGACACTCTACCTCACCTTCCCTGTGGCTATGTTCTGGATTGCCAATCAGGCCGAGTGGTTTGAGGATTATGTCATACAGCGCAAG AGGGAGCTGTGGCCACCTGAGAAGGAGGACCAG CGCCGAGAGCTAGAAGAATTCAAAGAGAGGATACGGAAGCAGCGGGAGGAGAGACTCCTTCGTGCCGCCCAGCAGAGCTCCTGA